One Brachyspira pilosicoli P43/6/78 genomic window carries:
- a CDS encoding UvrD-helicase domain-containing protein, with translation MKLNSKQQEIIDLFLNEGICFVSASAGTGKTTTITEAYLKLLENKKQKVSNIVVITFTKAAANEMLIRIRRKIREKINEGKDTDYWKDIYKEILTNAKISTIHSFANSIVKEYSIYLNMPPKITILEENNDFYEVIHNKILELLNDNEFSEEIRKNYRIFTDESKDKFINDIFNFLIKIKPRLENIKTFEEEANKILEIELYDNAYNEMFKTINYLIENKPEKTEGITIKNILDSINESIDIIKKSKDIKNIENLYYDILNSLDNIKNKRKLGKTKYTDFKTAFDELKDILIPNFEKYIKIQKNKNLYISLINFIKEAYNKFENTKREMGVYSHEDMISKAIEALENNTINKEIRDNINTVILDEAQDTSKLQFSFINLIVFGNREITKETTIKDKKILIVGDRKQSIYRFRNADLNVFRNAQNIFEDYVRYLQDNYRSKEMLINFFNDIFENTIFKDDTIKYKKDDNLISGQNDNTKNKLVSLLVFNNNIDDDIKLNSDSKTILEAYAIAKFIKTNLKNDYKNTAILLQTFSRLNIYLSVFAEEKIPYYVDGGNGFYDRVEISNLIICLKYLVLKDYSLLQSLLMSELFDIKIANLYDFSIDLKLNGNYNLYDYFSLNDCKEKTLEIAKEKKYYDELKKAKELLNNIELKISTMSSYDAIETICVDTNYYNYLMLKEDAEISYANIEKLKKLAYDFENRAGVNIYDFVISLDMNAKDISYATIPKLSVDAIRIMTIHKSKGLEFNNVFLAGAGHYRTAQNNMFDFVENFPYIEIPIHGEIEEKLKFFSKDDNYNSLADKSEKKRLLYVALTRAKERLIISGEDRYKRFDDPKSYRNYIEAYHHFNIEDSVNNTTDDLIYIDDNTNEFMDYYSYGISKNTNYDLNELYINNLEKINKKIDSININDTISEKTKKIEYVNPSEVFEMDFDKNIISRLLNKNISISLNDDKNFDLENLETIKAIDMGILMHNLLEHFNFDEYKLHKESYIEKIKNDTIKQNKHYDEKDLRKKLDKYFSNFINNKHIANIINGEELIVSREHKFQERKLIENRTQIINAKIDIITKNISEEYFILDYKTTKYSKEKEDKYKTQLEMYRDIVKKTFNIDSEIYIDLIFLG, from the coding sequence ATGAAACTTAATAGCAAACAGCAAGAAATAATAGATTTATTTTTGAATGAAGGAATTTGTTTTGTTAGTGCATCTGCAGGAACTGGTAAAACAACTACAATTACAGAAGCATACTTAAAATTATTAGAAAATAAAAAACAAAAAGTCTCTAATATAGTTGTTATTACTTTTACTAAAGCAGCTGCTAATGAAATGTTAATTAGAATAAGAAGAAAAATAAGAGAAAAAATTAACGAAGGAAAAGATACAGACTATTGGAAAGATATTTATAAAGAAATATTAACCAATGCTAAAATATCTACTATACATTCGTTTGCTAATTCTATTGTTAAAGAATATTCTATTTATCTTAATATGCCTCCAAAAATAACAATACTTGAAGAGAATAATGATTTTTATGAAGTAATACATAATAAGATTTTAGAGTTATTAAATGATAATGAGTTTTCAGAAGAGATTAGAAAAAATTATAGAATATTTACAGATGAATCTAAAGATAAATTTATAAATGATATATTTAATTTTCTAATAAAAATAAAACCAAGGTTAGAAAATATAAAAACATTTGAAGAAGAAGCTAATAAGATTTTAGAGATAGAACTTTATGATAATGCTTATAATGAGATGTTTAAAACTATAAATTATTTAATAGAAAATAAACCTGAAAAGACTGAAGGCATTACTATAAAAAATATACTAGATTCTATTAATGAGTCAATAGATATTATAAAAAAATCAAAAGATATTAAAAACATAGAAAATTTATATTATGATATATTAAACTCTTTAGATAATATAAAAAACAAGAGAAAGCTTGGAAAAACTAAGTACACTGATTTTAAAACAGCTTTTGATGAATTAAAAGATATTCTTATACCAAATTTTGAAAAGTATATAAAAATACAAAAAAATAAAAATCTATATATATCACTCATTAATTTCATAAAAGAAGCCTATAATAAATTTGAAAACACTAAAAGAGAAATGGGAGTATATTCCCATGAAGATATGATTTCAAAAGCTATAGAAGCATTAGAAAATAATACAATAAACAAAGAAATAAGAGATAATATTAATACCGTAATATTAGATGAAGCTCAAGATACAAGCAAACTTCAATTTTCTTTTATCAATTTAATAGTATTTGGAAATAGAGAAATTACAAAAGAAACTACCATAAAAGATAAAAAAATACTTATAGTTGGTGACAGAAAACAATCTATATATAGATTTAGAAATGCAGATTTAAATGTATTTAGAAATGCTCAAAATATTTTTGAAGATTATGTGAGATATTTGCAAGATAATTACAGAAGTAAAGAAATGCTTATAAACTTCTTTAATGACATTTTTGAAAACACAATATTTAAAGATGATACTATAAAATATAAAAAAGATGATAATTTAATCTCAGGACAAAATGATAATACAAAAAATAAATTAGTTTCCTTATTAGTTTTTAATAATAATATTGATGATGATATAAAATTAAACAGTGATTCTAAAACCATATTGGAAGCGTATGCCATAGCAAAGTTCATAAAAACAAATTTGAAAAATGATTATAAAAATACAGCGATACTTCTTCAAACATTTAGCAGATTAAATATTTATTTATCAGTATTTGCCGAAGAAAAAATACCTTATTATGTTGATGGCGGAAATGGATTTTACGACAGAGTTGAAATATCTAATTTAATAATATGTCTTAAGTATTTAGTTTTAAAAGATTATTCACTATTACAAAGTTTACTAATGTCTGAATTATTTGATATAAAGATTGCCAATTTATATGATTTCTCAATAGATTTAAAACTAAATGGAAATTACAATTTATATGATTATTTTTCACTTAATGATTGCAAAGAAAAAACTTTAGAAATAGCAAAGGAAAAAAAATATTATGATGAATTAAAAAAAGCAAAAGAGTTATTAAATAATATAGAATTAAAAATAAGTACAATGTCTTCTTATGATGCAATAGAGACAATATGTGTTGATACAAATTATTATAATTATTTGATGCTTAAAGAAGATGCAGAAATATCTTATGCTAATATAGAAAAATTAAAAAAACTAGCTTATGATTTTGAAAATAGAGCTGGGGTTAACATTTATGATTTTGTTATAAGTTTAGATATGAATGCTAAAGATATTTCTTATGCTACAATACCAAAATTATCAGTTGATGCTATTAGAATAATGACTATACATAAATCTAAGGGGTTGGAGTTTAATAATGTCTTTTTAGCAGGAGCTGGACATTATAGAACTGCTCAAAACAATATGTTTGATTTTGTTGAAAACTTTCCATATATAGAGATTCCTATACATGGAGAAATAGAAGAAAAATTAAAATTCTTTTCTAAAGATGATAATTATAATTCTTTAGCAGATAAGTCTGAAAAAAAGCGGCTTTTATATGTTGCTTTAACAAGAGCAAAAGAAAGATTAATAATATCTGGTGAGGATAGATATAAAAGGTTTGATGACCCTAAATCGTATAGAAATTATATAGAGGCTTATCATCATTTTAATATAGAAGATTCTGTAAATAATACAACAGATGATTTAATTTATATTGATGATAATACTAATGAGTTTATGGATTATTACTCATATGGAATATCAAAAAATACTAATTATGATTTAAATGAATTATATATTAATAATTTAGAAAAAATAAATAAAAAAATAGATTCTATAAATATTAATGATACTATAAGCGAAAAAACAAAAAAAATAGAATATGTTAATCCTTCAGAAGTATTTGAAATGGATTTTGATAAAAATATTATTAGCAGATTATTAAATAAAAATATTTCTATTTCTTTAAATGATGATAAAAATTTTGATTTAGAAAATCTTGAAACAATAAAAGCAATAGATATGGGTATTTTAATGCATAACTTGCTTGAGCATTTTAATTTTGATGAATATAAATTGCATAAAGAGAGTTATATAGAAAAAATAAAAAATGACACCATAAAACAAAATAAACATTATGATGAAAAAGATTTAAGAAAAAAGCTAGATAAATATTTTTCAAACTTTATAAACAATAAGCATATAGCAAATATTATAAATGGAGAAGAATTAATAGTTTCAAGGGAACATAAGTTTCAAGAGAGAAAACTAATTGAAAATAGAACTCAAATTATTAATGCCAAAATAGATATAATTACAAAAAACATAAGCGAAGAATATTTTATTTTAGATTATAAAACCACAAAATATTCTAAAGAAAAAGAAGATAAATATAAAACACAGCTTGAAATGTATAGAGATATTGTAAAAAAAACATTTAATATAGATAGTGAAATATATATAGATTTAATATTTTTAGGATAA
- a CDS encoding RluA family pseudouridine synthase, with protein MYYIFYNKKMINIIYEDEYFLIINKESGIEVDDSLIDTIKKDYPNIKELFLVHRLDKYTSGILILAKDNNTKTYFENAFKNREINKVYHAIVEGVPKNIKGTIDIQIAKDTKNPNKRIAVKKGGEIAITHYKVLKKFKLHSLLELKPITGRTHQIRVHLSYLGNPIIGDKIYSKNAKLYNIKSFALIAKEIHFIHPITKKNIDIEIKYNKEFLNSLKVLSTK; from the coding sequence ATGTATTATATATTTTATAATAAAAAAATGATTAACATTATTTATGAAGATGAATATTTTTTGATAATTAATAAAGAATCCGGCATAGAAGTAGATGATTCATTAATAGATACAATAAAAAAAGATTATCCAAACATAAAAGAACTTTTTTTAGTGCATAGACTAGATAAATATACTTCTGGAATACTTATACTTGCCAAAGATAATAACACAAAAACATATTTTGAAAATGCATTCAAAAATAGGGAAATCAATAAAGTATATCATGCAATAGTTGAAGGAGTACCCAAAAATATAAAAGGTACTATAGATATACAAATAGCAAAAGACACAAAAAATCCAAACAAAAGAATAGCAGTAAAAAAAGGCGGAGAAATAGCCATAACACATTATAAAGTATTAAAAAAGTTTAAACTCCATTCTCTCTTAGAGCTTAAACCAATTACAGGAAGGACCCATCAAATAAGAGTGCATTTATCTTATTTAGGAAATCCTATAATAGGCGATAAAATATATTCTAAAAATGCCAAACTTTATAATATAAAAAGCTTTGCTCTAATAGCTAAAGAAATACATTTTATACACCCTATAACTAAAAAAAATATAGATATAGAAATAAAATACAATAAAGAATTCTTAAATAGCTTAAAAGTTTTATCTACTAAATAA
- a CDS encoding carboxymuconolactone decarboxylase family protein → MFKFNIKDKSNYFESQDKAYINPPKRIPFFLRFPIWIASKKVKKDLLLAKILAWNPKTAISSGILESLITHDDKEVPKRLLKLIRIQISIDVSCPFCIDMNSFEYDKENVTDEEIKALQNKDIDNCISLSKKEKIALKYISAITKTPVVISEELINEVKKEYSERAILILASTAAQVNYWARLIRGLGVPVAGFSNICKLE, encoded by the coding sequence ATGTTTAAATTTAATATTAAAGACAAAAGCAATTATTTTGAGTCTCAAGATAAAGCATATATTAATCCCCCTAAAAGGATACCATTTTTTTTAAGATTTCCAATATGGATAGCAAGTAAAAAAGTAAAAAAAGATTTACTGCTTGCAAAGATTTTAGCTTGGAATCCAAAAACAGCTATTAGTTCTGGTATATTAGAATCTTTAATAACGCATGATGATAAAGAAGTACCTAAAAGATTATTAAAGCTTATAAGAATACAAATATCAATAGATGTATCTTGTCCTTTTTGTATAGATATGAATAGTTTTGAGTATGACAAAGAAAATGTAACAGATGAAGAAATTAAAGCATTACAAAATAAAGATATAGATAATTGTATTTCTTTATCAAAAAAAGAGAAAATAGCATTAAAATATATATCTGCTATAACAAAAACTCCTGTTGTAATATCAGAAGAATTAATAAATGAGGTAAAAAAAGAATATTCTGAAAGAGCTATATTGATATTAGCTTCAACAGCTGCACAGGTTAATTATTGGGCTAGACTTATAAGAGGCTTAGGAGTGCCAGTTGCTGGTTTTAGTAATATTTGTAAATTAGAATAA
- a CDS encoding HsdM family class I SAM-dependent methyltransferase, with protein MIKEYTKESIDYLKNTNIEKRKKLGQYFTPKSIRDLLLKELINISEKKDNVKILDPACGSGEFLLSCREYFKNAHMHGFDIDESLVSISKKLINNADIKCLDTLKLDTDKSIKYDYIIGNPPYFEFKLDKEQKSRFKDIINGRVNIFSLFIKIGLELLNDDGYLAYVVPPSMNNGAFFSKLREYIINNSSIEYLHIVDGSDNFYMANQKVMLLILKKTNNKKNKKYIFSKNNITIFTEDKLFLNKAYKYTISLKEIGYSVKTGSIAWNKYKENLTETKNNAIPLIYSSNIVNGNIVIPNKRKLQYIKNISEDLIIKEEVIAVNRITGSHRNINIKSAIVKEREFVCENHVNIIYPLKNYNKNYSLEDIYNALNDETNIKVLSLITGNTQVSKTELERLLPIKIKK; from the coding sequence ATGATAAAAGAATATACAAAAGAAAGTATAGATTATTTAAAAAACACGAATATAGAAAAAAGAAAAAAACTAGGGCAGTATTTTACGCCTAAAAGTATAAGAGATTTACTTTTAAAAGAATTAATAAATATCTCAGAAAAAAAAGATAATGTAAAAATATTAGACCCAGCTTGCGGAAGTGGAGAGTTTCTTTTATCTTGCAGAGAATATTTTAAGAATGCTCATATGCATGGATTTGATATTGATGAGAGTTTAGTTAGTATATCAAAAAAACTAATAAATAATGCCGACATAAAATGCTTGGATACTTTAAAGCTTGACACTGATAAATCTATTAAATATGATTATATAATTGGAAATCCTCCATATTTTGAGTTCAAATTAGATAAAGAGCAAAAATCAAGATTTAAAGACATTATAAACGGAAGGGTTAATATATTTTCTTTATTTATAAAAATAGGTTTAGAGCTTCTTAATGATGACGGATATTTAGCCTATGTAGTGCCTCCTTCAATGAATAACGGAGCATTCTTTTCTAAATTAAGAGAATATATAATAAATAATAGCAGTATAGAATATTTGCACATAGTAGATGGCTCTGATAACTTTTATATGGCAAATCAAAAAGTAATGCTTTTAATACTCAAAAAAACTAACAATAAAAAAAATAAAAAATACATATTTTCAAAAAATAATATTACAATATTTACAGAAGATAAACTATTTTTAAATAAAGCATACAAATATACAATTAGCCTAAAAGAAATAGGATATTCTGTAAAAACAGGAAGTATAGCTTGGAATAAATATAAAGAAAATCTTACAGAAACTAAAAATAATGCAATACCTCTAATATATTCTTCTAATATAGTAAATGGCAACATTGTTATACCAAATAAAAGAAAACTTCAGTATATAAAAAATATTTCAGAAGATTTAATAATAAAAGAAGAAGTTATAGCAGTTAATAGAATAACAGGCTCTCATAGAAATATTAATATAAAATCAGCAATAGTAAAAGAGAGAGAGTTTGTATGTGAAAATCATGTAAACATTATATACCCATTAAAAAATTATAATAAAAATTATAGTTTAGAAGATATTTATAATGCTTTAAATGATGAAACTAATATAAAAGTCTTAAGTTTAATAACAGGCAACACTCAAGTATCTAAAACAGAATTAGAAAGACTGCTTCCAATAAAAATAAAAAAATAA
- a CDS encoding LysM peptidoglycan-binding domain-containing protein, translating into MKKILFISFFASFFYSFSFAVNYIDYKVENGDTLYGIAFAHDMTASEFLKLNKIKDPDKYNLKVGETLKVKEKGYDLVYDAKAKSYGLKPEKKKSYTDYKVKDGDTVLGIAFSHGMTASEFCAINNIEDFNKYQLKKGEILKVANVSNAEEIKKEEVNRNVENIKKEIEQNKYIDYQVKDGDTVLGIAFSHGMSASEFCSVNNIEDFNKYQLRKGQILKVANTSNISKEEVTTDNIEKIEEIKEPINNYTEYKVKNGDTLYGIAFSHDMTANEFLKLNKIDDPNKYNLKVGETLKIKNNNDSNIERVENKDVEEIKENINTEKNNNYIDYKVKNGDTLYGIAFENDISVNEFLKINNISDPIAYKLKVGETLKIQSKIQNKVDSSRTTKIYKVKRGDTLGAIAINNSMSLDDLLKLNSLKRDYVLKIGDNIKVYDKISVKLDSNSIEKSDYIKIESYKVKSGDTLSEIAVAKKMDLVELYSLNGLSDNYVLKAGDVLKVYGEREKVNKVVVSNYKVQKGDTLYSIARNNKMELKKLLEINNIKDASKYTLQIGANLKIESIKTEYADETIPDSSFQWPYRGIIVARYGVDTYKLANRGINILGNIGDKVSASDYGIIEYANDIRGFGKVVIIKHKNGFTTSYAHLSKIAVKLGDIVNKGDYIGDIGDTGLVDKSELYFKISYRGRALDPIKLLPKD; encoded by the coding sequence ATGAAAAAAATTCTTTTTATATCCTTTTTTGCATCATTTTTTTATAGTTTTTCTTTTGCCGTAAATTATATAGATTATAAAGTAGAAAATGGTGATACATTATACGGCATTGCTTTTGCACATGATATGACAGCAAGCGAGTTTTTAAAACTCAACAAAATAAAAGACCCAGACAAATATAATCTTAAAGTTGGTGAAACTCTAAAGGTAAAAGAGAAAGGATATGATTTGGTATATGATGCTAAGGCTAAATCTTATGGACTTAAACCAGAGAAAAAAAAGTCTTATACAGATTATAAAGTAAAAGACGGAGACACTGTACTTGGTATAGCATTCTCTCATGGTATGACTGCAAGTGAGTTTTGTGCTATAAACAATATAGAGGATTTTAATAAATATCAATTAAAGAAAGGTGAAATATTAAAAGTAGCTAATGTTTCAAATGCAGAAGAGATAAAAAAAGAAGAAGTAAATCGTAATGTAGAAAATATCAAAAAAGAAATAGAGCAAAATAAATATATAGATTATCAAGTAAAAGATGGTGACACTGTACTTGGTATAGCGTTTTCTCATGGAATGAGTGCTAGTGAGTTTTGTTCTGTAAACAATATAGAAGACTTTAATAAATACCAATTAAGAAAGGGACAAATATTAAAAGTAGCCAACACTTCAAACATATCAAAAGAAGAAGTTACTACTGATAATATAGAAAAAATAGAAGAAATAAAAGAACCAATAAATAATTACACAGAATACAAAGTAAAAAATGGAGATACTCTTTACGGTATAGCATTCTCTCATGATATGACTGCTAATGAGTTTTTGAAACTTAATAAGATAGATGACCCCAATAAATATAATCTTAAAGTTGGTGAAACTCTAAAAATAAAAAATAATAATGACTCTAATATTGAAAGAGTAGAAAATAAAGATGTTGAAGAAATAAAAGAGAATATAAATACAGAAAAAAATAATAACTATATAGATTATAAAGTAAAAAATGGGGATACTCTATACGGAATTGCTTTTGAAAATGATATATCTGTTAATGAGTTTTTAAAAATAAATAATATATCAGACCCTATAGCATATAAACTTAAGGTGGGAGAAACATTAAAAATACAATCAAAAATACAAAATAAAGTAGATTCTTCAAGAACAACCAAGATATATAAAGTAAAAAGAGGAGACACTCTTGGTGCTATAGCTATAAATAATTCTATGTCTTTAGATGATTTATTAAAATTAAATTCATTAAAAAGAGATTATGTATTGAAAATTGGAGACAATATAAAAGTATATGATAAAATATCTGTTAAGCTTGACAGTAATTCTATAGAAAAATCTGATTATATAAAAATAGAAAGCTATAAAGTAAAAAGCGGAGATACATTAAGTGAAATAGCAGTTGCTAAAAAAATGGACTTAGTAGAGCTTTATTCATTAAATGGCTTAAGCGACAATTATGTATTAAAAGCAGGCGATGTATTAAAAGTATATGGAGAAAGAGAAAAGGTTAATAAAGTTGTTGTTTCTAATTATAAAGTTCAAAAGGGAGATACATTATATTCCATAGCAAGAAACAATAAAATGGAGTTAAAAAAATTATTAGAGATAAACAACATAAAAGATGCAAGTAAATACACTTTACAGATTGGAGCTAATTTAAAAATAGAAAGTATAAAAACAGAATATGCTGATGAAACTATACCAGATTCTTCATTTCAATGGCCTTATAGGGGTATAATAGTTGCTAGATATGGCGTTGATACATATAAGCTTGCAAATAGAGGAATAAATATATTAGGAAACATTGGAGATAAAGTATCAGCTTCAGATTATGGTATTATAGAATATGCTAATGATATTAGAGGTTTTGGAAAAGTGGTTATAATAAAACATAAAAATGGCTTTACAACTTCTTATGCTCATTTGTCTAAAATAGCGGTAAAATTAGGAGACATTGTAAATAAAGGCGATTATATAGGAGATATAGGCGATACTGGTTTAGTTGATAAAAGTGAGTTATATTTCAAGATATCATATAGAGGAAGAGCTTTAGACCCTATAAAATTACTCCCTAAAGATTAA
- a CDS encoding acylphosphatase, with the protein MFRVNILLKGRVQGVGFRYYAKQTADAMNIVGKVWNNYDGSVEIEAYIKTKNEIEEFVAKMKKGSPMSSIKEANVVVLASDPPLEESFEIDN; encoded by the coding sequence ATGTTTAGAGTAAATATTTTATTAAAAGGCAGAGTTCAAGGCGTAGGTTTCAGATACTATGCTAAACAAACAGCAGATGCTATGAATATAGTAGGAAAAGTTTGGAATAATTATGATGGTTCAGTTGAAATAGAGGCATATATAAAAACAAAAAATGAAATAGAAGAGTTTGTTGCTAAAATGAAAAAAGGCTCTCCTATGTCTAGTATTAAAGAAGCTAATGTTGTGGTGCTAGCTTCTGACCCTCCTCTAGAAGAAAGTTTTGAAATAGATAACTAA
- a CDS encoding ankyrin repeat domain-containing protein has translation MKKVIVLILINVSILFSQVSNDLMQSIYDNNIEEVKNIVRDGYNLDIFDSKYNMTPLMYAAKNGNIEIVRELLNFGAKDIDMAFYISCMEGYWDIAKELNNAGASNYNIAVSYAAFGGKLDIVKELINMGAKDINSALVSACEGGDIDTINYLIEMGANVNAETLLFVYRNYEGAIRKSPLSASKDLNITKRLIEAGATNLNDALIYNAKNNNTNMVFNLIELGADINSYETNNGKSVLMYSIEREDANLDNIKKLIELGADVQARDRNGNSVLIRSVMYQYEKKVEEYNKTIYKTFGTDINIIEELLKAGANPTDRNNYDNTAYRLAARKKRKDVIELFDSYIEKKQ, from the coding sequence ATGAAAAAAGTAATTGTATTGATTTTAATTAATGTATCAATTTTATTTTCACAAGTCAGCAATGATTTAATGCAAAGTATATATGACAACAACATAGAAGAAGTAAAAAATATAGTAAGAGATGGGTATAATTTAGATATATTTGATTCTAAATATAATATGACACCTTTAATGTATGCTGCTAAAAATGGAAATATTGAAATTGTGAGAGAGCTTCTTAATTTTGGAGCGAAAGATATTGATATGGCTTTTTATATTTCATGCATGGAAGGGTATTGGGATATAGCTAAAGAATTAAATAATGCTGGTGCTAGTAATTATAATATTGCTGTTAGTTATGCTGCCTTTGGGGGAAAATTAGATATAGTTAAAGAGCTTATTAATATGGGGGCAAAAGATATTAATAGTGCTTTGGTGAGTGCATGCGAGGGCGGAGATATTGATACCATAAATTATTTAATAGAGATGGGAGCTAATGTTAATGCTGAAACTCTTTTATTTGTATATAGAAATTATGAAGGGGCTATAAGGAAATCGCCTTTATCAGCATCAAAAGATTTAAACATAACAAAAAGATTAATAGAGGCAGGAGCTACTAATTTAAATGACGCTTTAATTTATAATGCAAAAAATAATAATACTAATATGGTATTTAATTTAATAGAATTAGGTGCTGATATTAACTCTTATGAAACTAATAATGGTAAAAGTGTTTTAATGTATTCAATAGAAAGAGAAGATGCTAATTTAGACAACATAAAAAAATTAATAGAGTTAGGAGCAGATGTTCAAGCTAGAGACAGAAATGGAAATAGTGTTTTAATACGTTCTGTAATGTATCAATATGAGAAAAAGGTAGAAGAGTACAATAAAACAATTTACAAAACATTCGGTACAGATATTAATATTATAGAAGAGCTATTAAAGGCAGGAGCAAATCCTACAGATAGAAATAATTATGATAACACTGCATACAGACTTGCAGCAAGAAAAAAAAGAAAAGATGTAATAGAGTTATTTGACTCTTATATTGAAAAGAAGCAGTAA
- a CDS encoding META domain-containing protein: MQEDSKKIEPIKVYKLINMYSYMNITISIDKDKIYGKSSVNDYWADCKIENDKISISMINTTRKTADVKRRNAEGEYLSILQTAYSFSITNNILEIYTTFRDEPLIYEEIKY; encoded by the coding sequence TTGCAGGAAGATTCTAAAAAAATAGAACCAATAAAAGTATATAAGCTCATCAATATGTATAGCTATATGAATATCACTATAAGCATTGATAAAGATAAAATATATGGTAAATCTTCTGTTAATGATTATTGGGCAGATTGCAAAATAGAAAATGATAAAATATCAATATCTATGATAAATACTACAAGAAAAACTGCTGATGTAAAAAGAAGAAATGCAGAAGGTGAATATTTATCAATACTTCAAACAGCTTATTCATTTAGTATAACAAATAACATATTAGAAATATACACAACATTTAGAGATGAGCCTTTAATATATGAAGAGATAAAATATTGA
- a CDS encoding TenA family protein encodes MDFSKKVWNKNIKNYQKIKDMPFNKELMEGSLDKNKFAYYIEQDAHYLKYYSKVLAIISSKIDDTDNAIAFLKSSINSYIVEEEVVHKYFRELFNFKNTNKITTANLGYTSFLINTAHTESVEVAASAILPCFWIYNEIGKYIKENAVTKNNPYKKWIDTYADEEFSKSTYNMISIIDNMYLKASKTNKDKMIKAFDTAFIWEYRFWNDAYNLEVFNKI; translated from the coding sequence ATGGATTTTTCTAAAAAAGTATGGAATAAAAATATAAAGAACTATCAAAAAATAAAAGATATGCCATTTAATAAAGAATTGATGGAAGGCTCTTTAGATAAAAATAAATTTGCCTACTATATAGAACAAGATGCTCATTACTTGAAATATTATTCAAAAGTTTTGGCAATAATATCTTCAAAAATAGATGATACTGATAATGCAATTGCATTTTTAAAATCTTCTATTAATTCATATATAGTTGAAGAAGAAGTGGTGCATAAATATTTTAGAGAGTTATTTAATTTTAAAAATACAAATAAAATAACAACTGCTAATTTAGGATACACTAGTTTTTTAATAAATACAGCGCATACTGAATCTGTAGAAGTTGCAGCATCAGCTATACTTCCTTGTTTTTGGATATACAATGAAATAGGCAAATATATAAAAGAAAATGCTGTCACTAAAAATAATCCTTATAAAAAATGGATAGACACTTATGCAGATGAAGAGTTTTCTAAATCTACTTACAATATGATTAGTATTATTGATAATATGTATTTAAAAGCTTCTAAAACAAATAAAGATAAAATGATTAAGGCTTTTGATACTGCTTTTATTTGGGAATATAGATTTTGGAATGATGCATACAATTTAGAAGTATTTAATAAAATATAA
- the dut gene encoding dUTP diphosphatase gives MLKIKVINKSKNPLPKYQTLGASGLDLHANIDAPITLNKNDIVLVPTGLYIEIPDGYEAQIRSRSSLALKNGIFCLNSPATIDSDYRGELKIILAALTDKPFTINAGDRIAQMVFAKVEKAEFEEVEELSDSIRGEGGFGSTNI, from the coding sequence ATGTTAAAAATAAAAGTAATCAATAAGTCAAAAAATCCTCTTCCTAAATATCAAACTCTTGGAGCTTCAGGTTTAGATTTGCATGCTAATATAGATGCTCCTATTACATTAAATAAAAATGATATAGTTTTAGTGCCTACAGGTTTATATATAGAAATACCAGATGGCTATGAAGCTCAGATTAGAAGCAGAAGTTCATTAGCATTAAAAAATGGAATATTTTGTTTGAACTCTCCTGCTACCATTGATAGTGATTATAGAGGAGAATTAAAAATTATATTAGCTGCTCTCACTGACAAACCTTTCACTATTAATGCAGGCGACAGAATTGCACAGATGGTATTTGCAAAGGTAGAAAAAGCAGAGTTTGAAGAGGTTGAAGAGCTTTCTGATTCAATTAGAGGAGAAGGCGGTTTTGGAAGCACTAATATATAA